GGGTTGATCCCAGAGAGCCGGTCTTCATCATAGCGGTTAAGACACAGAAGACCTCTGAGCCGATTTACCTTGAGGACATGGCTGAGATGGAGGTTGATAAGGTCACAGGAGCAGTCCACCTGAGGATAAGGGACGAGACGTACCTTCCACAGCTACTTGAAAGGCTCTGGGAGACACAGGGACGTGGCAGGGTACGGCAGCCATCCCGCTTTGAGGTGGTGATTGAGGACCCCATCTCGGATATCAGTGGAATGACGGTCCACGACCCCTCAATGAACCTGAAGAAGAGGGTCTACGATGCAATATTCCGTATAATACCAGAGGGATTCCGGGTTATAAGGGACCTTTCAGAGGATAACATAATAGCCCTTGTATGTACCGATGAGGTGCTAAGGGATGAATGGATTTTAAAGGCCAGGGAAATAATAGAGGATATGAGGTGAAAAAACATGCCTGAACAGAGACAGACACGCTTCGCCCACATAACAAAGGCCCACCCCTGCTTCAATGAGA
This genomic stretch from Methanothermobacter sp. harbors:
- a CDS encoding methanogenesis marker 17 protein gives rise to the protein MGINVECYDPRGAEVYEIIARQVLQDLQLARAVDDLRIWVDPREPVFIIAVKTQKTSEPIYLEDMAEMEVDKVTGAVHLRIRDETYLPQLLERLWETQGRGRVRQPSRFEVVIEDPISDISGMTVHDPSMNLKKRVYDAIFRIIPEGFRVIRDLSEDNIIALVCTDEVLRDEWILKAREIIEDMR